The genomic stretch CTGGTGAATAATGGTGTGTAAAGTTCTTCCACTCTCGACTTCTGTGATTTTGGCTGTTTTGTCATCGCTGCCAGTAGCCAGGTAACGTCCGTCAAGGGAAAAGGCTGCTGCCCTGACCTTACTCTGGTGAATAATGGTGTGTAAAGTTCTTCCACTCTCGACTTCTGTGATTTTGGCTGTTTTGTCATCGCTGCTAGTAACCAGGTAACGTCCGTCAAGGGAAAAGGCTACTGCCCTGACCCTACTCTGGTGAATAATGGTGTGTAAAGTTCTTCCATTCTCGACTTCTGTGATTTTGGTTGTTTTGTCATCGCTGCTAGTAGCCAGGTAACGTCCGTCAGGGGAAAAGGCTACTGCCCTGACCTTACTCTGGTGAGGAATTTGATTCTGCGCCCTGATCGTTTGGGTAATTTGTTGCAATGCTGAAATTGGACTATAGGCGACATACTCAGTCACAGATTGATTAATCACTTGAGAGTACAACTCTTGAGTGATTTGTAGGGCAAAAACAAGAGTCTCTAACTGCTGACTGGGTACATTCTCAAATTGCCGTAGGACTTTAATACCCAACCGTTCCCATCGAATACTGTCTAGGGCGAGTTTGCGTTCTACCCTAGCTCGATACACCAACCCACCTGTACCAGCAATAATCAGCACTGAGGCCAGAGATGTGAACCTTAATTGCCAACGGCTCTGCCGTACCCTCTTCTCAATCTCAGCTAAACTGCGTTCCGCTTCTTCCCGTTTGGTTTGCTCCTGTTCCAGTTTCTCCTGCAACTGTCGTAGTTCCGGTGCTTGCTCGCGCACATAGCGCACCAAATAATCATGCACCAACTGATAGCACTGTTCCCCTCGCTCGTCTATCGACAGCACCAACCCCGAACCCACCAATATCTTCAGCACCAGGGGTAAGTCTGCCTCCTCTATCTTTTCCCGTAACTCCCGTTCCAGTTCCGGCTCTGTCTTCACCGGACGGCGCAAGTCTTCATCCGTCAACAAAAACAACAGCCAATAGGCCGATCGCTCATGTTCTGTGCCACAATCTTCAACAACCGTCTTGATATAACGCCGCACCAGCTCCGTTTTCGGCTCCAACACCCCCTCATACAGCCGCTCGTACTCCTCCAACCGCGTAATATAACTGTCTTCCAATTGACTGCCTACAATCTGTAACTCAATCGGAATCACCTCTTCCGTCTCTCCCGCCAAATCCTGCACCAGACGCTCCAAGAGTTCCTCTTCCGGATGAAAGCTCGTCTTCTCCGTCAACCGCCGAATAATCTGCACCGCCTCCTCCGGCTGAAAATAGGACAACGGATAAGCATTCTCCTGACGCAGCACATCCCCCACCCGTTGCAGTTCCCGTTCCTCAAACAAATAATGAATATAATCCTGGCGAATCGAAATCACCACTTGCAGCTTAGGACAGCGCTCCAACCCCTCCGAGAGCAACCCAAACAGCGCCCTCCGCTCCGGCTTTGTCCGAAACCGAAAGAAAAACTCCTCAAACTGGTCAAAAATCAACACAATGCGCTCATGGGAACGCTCTGCCTCTCGCCACACCCGCAACAAATCCCCCTCAGTCCACCCATTCCCGTGCCCTGAGCGGAGTCGAAGGGCTGTTCCCTGAGCAAACTCAAAGGACGTGCCCTGAGCGGAGTCGAAGGGCTGTTCCCTAAGCGGAGCCTGTTCCCTGAGCGAAGTCGAAGGGAGCGAAGTCTGTTCCCTGAGCGGAGTCGAAGGGAACAACCCAAAGCGCTCCAACTGCTCCCCAATCTGCCCTTGCCAATCCTCATATCGCCGCAACACAATAGGAACAATCCGGTCTTGATGCACCTTCTCCTCCAAAGCCGGAACCAACCCCGCTTGCAACAGCGAACTCTTCCCCACCCCCGAATACCCATAAATCACCGTCACCACATGAGACGTATCCAATATCCGCTCCACCAACTCCTGAACCGCTTCCTCTCTCCCAGCCGCCCGAATTTCCGTCGCCACCCCCCGTTGATGGGGTCTGGGTTTCAAGCGACTCGCCCCCACAAACCCGCGAAAATTATACTCAAACTCCGCCGTCCGTAACTCCCGCTTCACCTCATAGGCTTCCCAATAGTCCTGACGCTCAAACAACAACGCTCTCAACAACTCCAACGCTTCCACATGCAGCCTCGGCGCACGTTCTACCCCCAACTCCCGTACCTTCTGTACCCTCTGCAATTGCTCAATAGCTGCATCCCTCTCTCCCCGACGGCGATAAACTTTTGCCAAAATCAACCGCGACAGCACCATATAATATTGAGTCGAGTCTTCTGGAGCTTCCTGTAATACCTTCTCGCTCCACTGCTCTGCCTCCTCCCAATGCTCCTGCTCAAACGCCACCTCTGCTAACACCGAATAATCCCGCAATAGATAATACTTCGGCCATTTCTCCTCATCTTCATGGAACGGAATCACCTGACGCGCCAACTGTGCCAACAACTCCCAATGCTGCAAATAGCGCAAGATTCCCAACCAGCGATGAAACGTCCTCGCCACATTCTCCAACCTTCCCCCCTCTTCCCACAGTGCCAACGTTCGCTGCACATACCCATACGCCACCTGCCACTCAGAACCCTCTCGCCGTTGCTCCTCTACCAGTTCATTAAATAACTTCGGCGGCACAAACTGTACATTCTCCCTCGTCGGAAACGCTTTCCGAAAATAGGCATACGCCAACTGACTGCACACATAGCCTTGTTGCTCCAGATTTCCCTGCTCTTCCCACATCTCCAGCGCCCTTTGATAATGTCCAATAGCTTCCTCAATCTGGCGATTATCTCCATAAGGCACTCCAGCCAACCCCAACAACAGTTCTAGATGCGCTCTCCCTTCAGAACTCAGAGTTCCGGCTCCCTCCTCTTCGATATCCCGTTGGAGCGCTTCTAGTGCCATTGCTAGTTCTTTGGCTTCTTCCGGAGTACACATCACCCCATTCCTTTGAAAACGCTCCACCCGCTCGGCTAACCAGTCATTCAGTGCGGCTGAAGGAAGCCGAAATTGATAGTGACTTGCCCAACTTGCCAAATCCGGAGCCGATTTGAGCAACGTTTTCAAGACTCCCTGATTCACCCAAAACACCATTGGTACAGGAAACTCCCCCTTCAGAGACTCCCGCACCTGGTTCACGGATGCCAACAGTTTCTCCAGTTGCTCGACTCGCTCCCAACCCGTAAGAATTAGGGAATAGGGAATAGGATTTTCATTTCCCCCCGATGTTTCTTGATAAGATCCTTCTCGGTGCAGCGCATTTAATAAAGAAGTCTCCCCTTCCTGCAATTTCACTACCTTGATGTGTAAGGCTGACATCTTCACTAACTCATCGATTAACGCCTGCTGCAAATCACCATAATTACAACAAGCAATCATCAGCGCAAACTCACCGCGAGACACTTCAAGCATCCAGTTGAGGTTGTCTAGAATATCCAGATTTTCAGGACTGAGAGCAATCATGAGGTTAGGGAATAGGGAATGGGGAATAGGAGTTTTTTATGGATAACTTGATTTTAGTTTTTTGATGATAGTGGTTAGAATCTTGATGATGGTGGTTAACTCGTCTTGCATTGCAGTAAACTTTTTTTGAGAAACAAGTTGAGCATTAATCATAATTTTAATCCAGTATTGAGTTTCTGATGCTTCTTTAATGGCTATAGAATATTTAGAAATCAGATCGTTTCGAGATTGAGCATAAGTAGCTTCGGCACAGTTAGCTCCAATCGATGTATCACTTCTTAAAAACTGTTTAGCTCATACTTTTCCGGCATCATCATAATTCCTTTTACTCAATTCTACATAAGCGCTAATCACTCGCACCGCAAAATATTCCGTTCTCTCTTGTATAGCCATTTCCCCCATTCCCTATTCCCTATTCCCTCTATCCTCCTATCACAGCCCAAAGCACTGTATCATTGATTCAAAGCATCCAACCGCTCCAAAATCTCTAAACCCTGCGCCACATCACCCTGCATTGCCAAGGCTTGAAAGCGTGTCTGAGCATCAAACTCAGCCAGTGCCAGTGTTGAGAGTTCCTCCATTAGTTTATTCACACTCATGCCACGAGATTGAGCCAGTGCTTTCAGGCGAGAATGTTTATCATCGGGTAAACGAATAGTTAAGGTTGCCATATTATACTTACTCCATAATCAAGGCTTTAGGGGAAAGAATAGAAAGCTGGGGAAAGATGAGTTCAGCCCTCTGGAAATCTTTAACATTTTGGGTGATAATTGCCTCAGCATTTCCTGCGATCGCCAACTCAATCAAATGATTATCCCCTTCATCCCTCAAGTTTGGCCGCCATAAGTAATACACCTGAACCCATTGACTCACCGACATCAAAGCAGCCAGCAATGCTTCAACATCTACTCTCGGTAGCGGACAACGTGCCATGACTTCTGACCTCGACAGAATGGACTCATACTCCAAAAACAAAGCTATTCCCATCAGGGGTTGATACTTGCCTTGTAAGCAGGCACGAAGCACAGCACGACTGACACCATCGGCACTAATCAAGGCACTGACAAAAACATTGGTGTCAATCACAAGCTTGCTAGACATGAGCCAATGATAGCATATACGCCATCATTAGGGATGGGAATGGCGATCGCCCCTATGCCCTATTCCCCAATTGTTCCGCGCCTTCCAAAATGGGGTTGAGATCGAACCAAGAAACTCCATCTTCTTGATACTCAAATACTAAACGAGAATGAATTAATTTATCGTAATGTTCATCGCCGCTTACCTGCTGAGTCTGTTGTACCTGTCGCAACAATTCCCATTCAGATTCATCAATCTGCAACATCATATTACTGCGTCGCTGGCGGATGACAAATTCTAAACTTTCACGGATAAGTTTTCCCTTTTTACGGTCTTTAGGAATCCACTCAGTTAACAGTTGCAGTAATTCCCGGACATGACCGCCACTGGTACGACAGAGATGGTCTAAACTGGAGGAATGATCAAATATTTCTACAACTTTATTCAGTCGTTCTGCTTCAGTCAAATTGGGGAAAGCTCTGGCTAAAACCATTTGCCTCATTTTCTCCATTCCTTGAGGACAATCTTGGCGATCGCGATTCTTAAGCCGTACCATAGGCAAGAGTTTCGGTGAATCGGGATAGCGGGTTGTTAAACGGTTGTATTCATCACAAAATCGTAATGATAAGGGCATGGTATAGACTAGGTGGCATTGGAATTTTTGCAGGAATTCGGCTTGATCAATAAACAAGTATTCTTGTTGAGGACGATCCCAAGATTTTCGGGTGGCATCAATGCGGTCTAAGTTATCAACAATGACAACTAATCCTTGCTTGTTTTGTTGTTTTAAGCATTCAATGGCAGGCTGAATCAGTTCTTGGTTAATGGCTTTGATTAACTCGGTTTTCTGCGGCCCTAAAAATTGATTAAGCTTCTGTCTCAGTTGAGTATCTTCTTTCGCTTTGGCAGTAATTTTAGCAATTCCCATGCCTAATGAAAAGCCTTCTGAATTGGCTTTAACACCGATTTGAGGCAGTTTTTCAGTTTCAGGAATGCCAATTTCTGCTTCTGTGAGATTAAATTCCTTTTGTAATAAATCCGTGGTTCGGTTTAAGAATCCCCGTAGTCCTGTGGCTGGGGGAAGTTGTAGTTCTTCGAGTCCCTGGGAAATTCGACGGGCGATCGCCAATAATACATCTCCAATATCTACATCTGCTAATTCTAAGTCTTCGCTGGATTCAAAATAAATGGTATAAAATCCGGCTTCTTCCAATTCCGTTCTGAGCTTCAATAGTTCGGTTGATTTACCGCAGCCAATATGTCCAGTAAAGAGATTACAGGTGGGTTCATCGGGATAGATCTCAGTAATATGCTCAAATAACTCGGTAATAACGCGATCGCCTCTTACCTGAGTAAAATCAATATAGAGCTTTCTTTGTTCGCGATCGCTAACATCAATAGTATCGCTCGGTTTAGTCGCTTTAAGAAACCGAATAAAATCAAAGGGCATAGATTAACTACTCATGGTCTAATTCAACGAGTGGTATTGAGGGGTTTCCCTTCATCCCCCAGTAGGAGGTAAGAGAAATCCCTCTCCTGCAAGAGAGGGACTTTCAAGTTGACAAAAAAACGTGATATAAGCAGCGCAAAGGAGAGTTAGGAGAATTTTTATTGCCTATTCCCTATTGCCTCAAACAATACCATAATCCTCCTAAATACCTCATGCACTGCTATAGCACTATCCTCCAACTGAGCCAGCAGAGCCTTGAGCTGTGTAGTCGAAATTCAGGAACATAATCACAGATACAGTGGCAAAATAATAGCCAATTATCCCGATAGCTAAGTACAAGACTGCTAAGGCAGCAATCGTTAACCCAACCATACCGAGGAGACCACTAATAATACCTGCGGCAAAAGTCAAAAGTAGAATAGGGATGAAAACAGATAACCCTAAAAGTACGAATCGTCCAAATACAGCCCACCAACGACCTTTAACCAGACCTTGACTATAGCCCATGGCATCGAAACCACAATCACGTAATGCAATAGCATAGTAGGTAAAGCTGTACCGAATAGACAGCCAGATACCAGGAATGATCAATACGATGAAGCCCAGTGCAACAAGAATAGATACGACGATGCTGACAATAAACGCAATAAAAAACTTAGGGGCAGCATTTTCCAATACTGCCATCATCTCTACACTCTGACCTCGAATGGAGCGCTCAACCACATTGGGTACAGCTAGTCCAACTACGATCAACAGGACATTGCCAATGATAGCAAGCAGTATGGCTAGGCCACCAGAGAGCTGCTCTGAGAGTAAAAGGGGTAAATTAGTGATCAGCGTAAAAATGCAAAAGATTTGAATATTTTTAGTGAACTCTGACCAGCCTATACTAAGGTACTCTGGAACACCAAGTAGAGACTTTTGCAGAGAACGTTGCAGGTTTGATTCCATAATTGTAGACTTCCTTTCAATTTAATCATCAGTTGCCTGAGAGAACCTGAACCGAATAAATAGAGTATTTATAGCGCTTCACGCTAGGCAATAGGTACAAGGCAATCTAGCAATAGCTTGTATGGCTTAGAGTCTAAGGCTTCAATCTACACCTTATAGACGAAAAAAACGCTATAATCTCTGGTACACTCAGCGTATCACATCCCTTTTTGAACAAACTTTAAGATATAAATAGAAACACAGATTGGGAGGTTTAGAATCTTTTAATCATACTCTCCTCGTTAAGCAGGGGTTAAAATTATTCTAAAATGCGTAATTCTTTACGAATGTCTTCGAGTTTCTGAGTATATCCTAACGTTTGATATCCTTGTTGAGCTTCAGTTAACCAATCGAGGGCTTGGGAGCGATCGCCCATTACCTGATAAATTTGAGAGAGACCATGGGCGATCGCCGCTCGATCTTCTAAATTATCGGAAGCGATCTGATTCAAGCCTTGTTGATAATACGCTTGAGCTAGAGGAACCAGCCCCAAATTCAATAAATATAAATCCCCTAATTGTCGGTATATGCTGGCTCCCTCGATATCGTTACTCACTACTGATTCTAAATGTGCGATCGCCTCAGCGATTAAGTCAAAATTCAAATAGAGTCGCGCTAACGCTAAATGTTCAGCCGCAGGATCGAGAGACTGTTGCCGAACTTGGGCTTCTTTTAAAGAGAATTCGGCTTGTTTTTCTGGTTCTAGAATCTGGAAATGAATTCCTCCAGCCATGGGTTGTGCATCGAGAGAAGAAGCACCTTGATCTGTTTCAATTTGTAGGGTGTAGCTGATTCCCGCCTCCAGAGCGCGATCGCCAGAATATATTATTTCTGTGGGGATAGGTTCCAAACCTGCTTCTACAGAACCCACTTCTACTGTGGTGCGCCAAATCTCGACCCCATCCCCTTTCAAAATGACTGTATAGCTTTGGCTATTGGGAACTGAATGCCAACGAAAGCGAGGCGTTGAGGTTCTCAGATACGTGCGTCGAGGGCTAATAATATAGGGTACATCAGCGTGTAGTTGAAAATCCCTATCACCTCGATGAGGACAACCATAGGAACCCGGAGAACATTCAGGTTCATCTTCTGTCTTTTCAGCTTGACTGATGCAAGTATTCGGTTTTTGTTCTCCTGAAGCGATCGCCTGTAAACTTAAATTCAAACATTGGACTAACAGGGAGCCATCCGTAGCTAACAGGCGATCGCCTGCAAACACCGGCATTCCTAATCTAGCTCTTACTCTACGTCCATCTTGGCGCTCCAGTTCTCCCTTCCCTTCCACTTGCACAATCCAAGCATTGGGCAACTCATTACTCGCAGCAAAGGCGATCGGAGTAAAACTCAATACTCCAGCACTCAAGAGGGTAGTGAGTAGTAGGTCTCTCTTGATATTCATAGCTCTGTTTGGTGAGGATAGCTTTGTTACTTATCATACTGTAAAATCCTTTCGTCAACATTTAATCGACATGGCAAAAGAGTAATGGGTACACAGTTTTTCCCCATTCCCTATTCCCTATTCCCTATTCCCCAAGAAATCTATTGAGTTCCTGCATCAATACCTAACTCGATATTCGAGCGACACAATTGTTGGGTGGCTTCATCTGGAATCAAGACTAGCTCTTTTTCTTCAGGATATTCTCGTTTCAGAGCCGAAACTCTCACGGTTCTGGGTAGGGGAGTGATGCGAGCTGATTTCATCTGTTCCTCTTCCATTTCATCAAACGCAATCGGCCACTCTGCTGCACCTAAATCAGAAAAGAGATAACGAACAAACTCTGAAGGCTTGCCATTAGGATAAATGAGATAAAAGCAGGAACGAGAGAGCATTTTAGGAGTCGCCATTTGAGCCATTGCAGATGAGGCTTGTTTGATGTCCGGATTCGGGGGGGCCTCACATCCGGCCAACAGGAGAGCGCCGACTAAGGTTAGTCCTAAAGTGGTTCTAAAAATCATTTTGGTTTCTCCCTATCGGGCTTATCTATAATAGTGAACAGTTAGGGGCAATTAACGTTTATTTGAGTGAAGCAGAAATGATCAATGGCAATCAGGGATTTGAAACGACGATTAACAAGGTTGTCCGGATGCCTCAAGAGAGTGAACTGTGCGATCGCGCCCGCATCCTCGGACTGAATGTCGTTAACGTCATGTGGGAAGATACCGCCCGGACTGCGGGTTCTGTCTGGGGGCCCAATATTACTGATATGACACTACAAGTGCGCCATGGCAATAATTCCCAGAAGAAAGAACTCTTACCCGTTATTCGCTATCCTAACTTTACCGATAAAACGGGTGATGTGCCTCTAGAGTATGTCTACCTCAAAGTCGGAAATCAACAGGGAGAAGACCTAGAGGCAATCTCGTTGAAAGAATACCTGAATAATCTCTCTGAATATATTAGTTATCCAGAGAAATATGATCCTGAAAACAAATCCCTGGTAACGGATAAGGATACCCACGTTTTAGTTAGCGCTCAAGCCTGCTTTCTTCCCATTCCTCAACAAGGGAAATGCGAGTTTAACCCGGTTCTGTTTAATTATCAATCTCGTAAGGATAGTCCGGCCGTTCTGGCGATTCTAATCACGACAGAAGGCAGTAGTGCAACTGTACTCGATAATAATAGCGATCGCGCCCAATGGGGACAAAATGTCTATTTCAACAACAACGGTCAAAAGACTTGCCTCACGGGAGAGCGCCTAAGCGACTACAAAGACCACCAAGCCCAAGAACTTGCCACTCGTCAAGGCATTTCCCTAGAAGAAGCTCGTAGCCAAGTCACCGTTGCCGAAGATGTGAATAGGGTAATGATTGTGCAAGTTCCCTTAAAACAAAAACAAGATTCTCCCTTCCTGTCTATGGCTGCTGGTAGCTGTGATTTTATGCTAGAGGAGAAGTGCCGGGGGATAACCTTGGGAGAGAGCGATATGGAAGATGCCGTCATTAGTCATGGAGAGGATGAAGGCGAACATTTAGAACTTGGGGGTTACAAACTCGAACGAGACCCCAACTATCCCATCCGTATCACCGTACAGTTCTATAAAGCCACCAGCAACGGCATTATTGATGACGAAGATTTAGTCAATATCCATAACTGCATTGAAAAAGCCTATACCAGTGCCGATTATATCGGTTCTTTAGTCGTTGGAACCCTAGAAAAAGGCCACCTAGGAATGGGTGAAGCGCGTCCCACCCAACCTGCACCTTCTACCAAACCGGTTCTTGGGCCTCCGAAAGACTTTTTACAAGTGGTGAATCCTTTTGCTCCCCACGAGAAGCCAAAAACATGACTATAGCCCTTCGCGCTAGGGAATAGGCAATAGGCATTGGTAACAAGTTAAGGCTGTACACTAGTTGTCAAAAGAGATCGGGCTGGGTATTCTTGACGAGATTGGTAGGAAGAACAAGAACCGAATTAACCCAGTATGGTATTAGCGCAACAACATTTTCAACATTTGTGAATAGTCGATGCTTCGACTTGAGAAGCCTTGTTTCGGAAACTTACAGTGCTTCGCGCGGTAATAGGTAATAGGAAAACCATTTTTCACGCTATAATGTCCATTCTTCAAGCTTTTCATCGGAAAGCACTCTCAAGGAAAATTTCGATTACTGTACCTCATAACATCGAAAAATGCTGTAAGAGCTTAGAAACGACTCCCTTGGGTCAGTTAGGAGGCCGGATTTGTGCTGTGGTCGATTTAGACACTCGTTTACCAGTAGACACTTGGTGTTCTCAAAACCCCTACTAACATGAAACTTATTTTACGCAGTCTCTGTTAACCTGAGTTCGAGTTAAGCAGAATGTTGACAAAGCAGTTCACTGGGCTACGGTGACGGGAGTGTTCAATTTGAGAAATATTCTTCAGTTGGCCAATCACCGTAAAAAGTCGCCATAGCTATCTTTGAGCTGTCTGGTCACCCTGTAAAATTGGCTGAATCAGTAAACGAAGAGTATTCAAGACACTTTTCCACTCACCAGAGTGATGCGACTGTGAGGCTTCAGAATCATCCATTTGAGCTTTAGAGCTTTCTGCATTCTGCAATGCTAAACTCTTTAATGACAAAAAGGGTTGACTATTCAAGCTAATCATGAGGTAAGCACTCAGGATCATCTCCCACCATTTTTCAATTTGGACATATTGAGTTAATCGATAATCCGCCCAGCCCAATTCTTGTGTACATTTTCTAAACCCATATTCTGACCAGTTGGTCAAACTATAAAGGTTGCTAATGCTCTTTTTCATCTGATTCCTGGTCTCTTGAATATTGGTTATCATCCAAAACGTTGAATTTTCTGGCAGAGTAGAAATATCTGTAGTTAGTTGCCAATAGGTTTGCGCTCTTCGACGATCAAATATAATCTCTCTAACATACCGTTTTTCTGCTGTTGGATCGCCAAGAAATCTGGAAAATTTGTACCACTTATTCTCTCTAACTTTTTCATGACTGGGTATTAGGGCTGCCCGATCGCTCCTCATGAACAAAAGATAGCATAAGTTATAGTCCTCTAATTTGCTCACAAATGTCCCACCTTCTCTAGGACAAATATCCGCCAATACTAATTCAATATTCAAGCCATAATTCCTGAGTTCATCAATCATCTGTGAAGCAATTTCAAGCTTACTTCTATATATGTCTCCTTCCTTTAATGTCCCTTGAGGCTTAAAGACTTTACACAGGAGTGGAAAGGTAATATTTTTGTAGACTCCATAAGCATTGACGGCGACTATCCCTCGATCTATTTTTCCCACACTTCCTAAGTATTGCCTAGCCACATAATCGGTTTTCTTTCCTTTTTTTTTATCTCCTATTTCATCAATGATTACCGTGATTTTATCGTCTTTTAATGCTTCTCGAGTTTTTCTTAATCTGAGGTTTCTTAATTCTCCGACAGACCAAGGAGAATTGGCTATAAAATGGTGTAATGATTGAGGGGAATTGATGCCAACTGCTTTGGCGATTTCTGGAAAGGATTTTTTCTTAATGGGTGAGATAATTCCTATATGCAAGTATTTAAAATATTCATAACTTCTCACTTCACCAAAAATCTCTTTATAACTTTCACAATATTGATCTACTACAGCAGCTGTTTTTTCTGGCGATCGCGGCAAATGTTTTAAGATCTGTAACTCTACATCCATTGCGCTGTCTCCTTTCCAGCCATTGATACTCTACATTATTCTATCTTAATTCCCAAAGAGTGACAGAAGAGGGATAGAAGCAAAAGCGTACAACCGAATAGAGAAGGCTATTAATGTCCTAGGAGAGTACTATACAATGGGGTCTATTCTTATATCGTGTCAGGGAGTTCAACTCAAGTTCCCCCATGTCTGAAGTGCCCAAATCAAAGTCTTCTGGTCTGAGACTGGTTATTTTTGCGGCGATCGCCTTTTTCCTCTTTAGCCTCACCCTGACCTTGCACCGCCATTATACTTTTTATTCCACCTACAATCAGGGATTATTCAATCAGATGTTCTGGAATAGTCTCCATGGGCGTTTTTTTAATACTTCTCTGGGTTCCGTACTATCGGCGGAAATCATCTATGAAGGCGAGATTCCCACCGTCACTCACAATCACTTAGGACAGAACTTTACACCGGCAATGCTACTTGGGTTGCCTCTCTATGCTCTCTTCCCCCATGGCGTGATATTGATTGTCATTCAAGTTATCTTAGTTACGGCTGCGGGCTTGGTGCTGTATATCTTAGCCAGAGAGTATCTAAACCCCCCAGTTGCTGCCATGATTGCCTGTAGCTTTTATAGTGCCACGGCTGTACTTGGGCCAACTTTAGCGGATTTTCACACGATTAGTCAATTTCCTCTCTTAGTTTTTAGTGCCTTACTTGCCTTAGAAAAACGTTGGTGGTGGCTCTTTGCACCTCTCATTCTGTGGATATTAGGTGTGCGCGAAGATTCAGGATTTATTATTTTTGGTATCGGCGTGTATTTAATCCTTAGTAAACGCTATAGCCGGTTAGGAATTGGGTTATGTACATTGAGTTTTGCCTATATTTTAATCGTCACGAATACCCTTATGCCCCAATTTTCTGCCGATGTGGATCAGCGATTTCTGATGGATAAATTTGGGCAATATTTGAAAACAGATGAAGTCTCCGCAGTTCAAGTACTGTGGGAATTAATTAAACATCCAGGAAAACCCCTAACCTATTTAGTTCATCAGGTCTTACCTTTAGCATTTATTCCGATGGTTTCTCTGGCAGCTTGGTGTATTTCCGGTTTCCCTTTACTGCTCGTACTTCTAGGTCAGGGATTATCGAGGTTAGCGATTACTGCACCCTATGCCATGGTGGGAGTTCCTGGTTTGTTTTATGGGGTAATTCTCTGGTGGTCTGGCCAAGATTTTCATCATTTTACTCGCAATCCCCATACACTTTATTCTCGGCAGTTAACACCCCGATTTCAGAAGATTTGGTCAGGATTTATGATCCTCTCTATTTTGCTGACGATTATGGCAAATCCGAGTCACGCCTTTTATTTTCTGGTTCCTGAGTCGGTTAATCCCTGGATTTTTGTTTCTTTACCGGAACAATGGAAACATGCCGGTACAATTGAGTCCATCATTGATCAAATTCCACCAGATGGGAGTGTGTCGGCAACCCAAGAAATTATTCCCCATCTTTCTGGAAGACCGGAGATTATTCGCCTGCCGGGAATTGAGTTAAGAAATGAACAGG from Roseofilum reptotaenium CS-1145 encodes the following:
- a CDS encoding nSTAND1 domain-containing NTPase, which gives rise to MIALSPENLDILDNLNWMLEVSRGEFALMIACCNYGDLQQALIDELVKMSALHIKVVKLQEGETSLLNALHREGSYQETSGGNENPIPYSLILTGWERVEQLEKLLASVNQVRESLKGEFPVPMVFWVNQGVLKTLLKSAPDLASWASHYQFRLPSAALNDWLAERVERFQRNGVMCTPEEAKELAMALEALQRDIEEEGAGTLSSEGRAHLELLLGLAGVPYGDNRQIEEAIGHYQRALEMWEEQGNLEQQGYVCSQLAYAYFRKAFPTRENVQFVPPKLFNELVEEQRREGSEWQVAYGYVQRTLALWEEGGRLENVARTFHRWLGILRYLQHWELLAQLARQVIPFHEDEEKWPKYYLLRDYSVLAEVAFEQEHWEEAEQWSEKVLQEAPEDSTQYYMVLSRLILAKVYRRRGERDAAIEQLQRVQKVRELGVERAPRLHVEALELLRALLFERQDYWEAYEVKRELRTAEFEYNFRGFVGASRLKPRPHQRGVATEIRAAGREEAVQELVERILDTSHVVTVIYGYSGVGKSSLLQAGLVPALEEKVHQDRIVPIVLRRYEDWQGQIGEQLERFGLFPSTPLREQTSLPSTSLREQAPLREQPFDSAQGTSFEFAQGTALRLRSGHGNGWTEGDLLRVWREAERSHERIVLIFDQFEEFFFRFRTKPERRALFGLLSEGLERCPKLQVVISIRQDYIHYLFEERELQRVGDVLRQENAYPLSYFQPEEAVQIIRRLTEKTSFHPEEELLERLVQDLAGETEEVIPIELQIVGSQLEDSYITRLEEYERLYEGVLEPKTELVRRYIKTVVEDCGTEHERSAYWLLFLLTDEDLRRPVKTEPELERELREKIEEADLPLVLKILVGSGLVLSIDERGEQCYQLVHDYLVRYVREQAPELRQLQEKLEQEQTKREEAERSLAEIEKRVRQSRWQLRFTSLASVLIIAGTGGLVYRARVERKLALDSIRWERLGIKVLRQFENVPSQQLETLVFALQITQELYSQVINQSVTEYVAYSPISALQQITQTIRAQNQIPHQSKVRAVAFSPDGRYLATSSDDKTTKITEVENGRTLHTIIHQSRVRAVAFSLDGRYLVTSSDDKTAKITEVESGRTLHTIIHQSKVRAAAFSLDGRYLATGSDDKTAKITEVESGRTLHTIIHQ
- a CDS encoding toxin-antitoxin system HicB family antitoxin, whose product is MATLTIRLPDDKHSRLKALAQSRGMSVNKLMEELSTLALAEFDAQTRFQALAMQGDVAQGLEILERLDALNQ
- a CDS encoding putative toxin-antitoxin system toxin component, PIN family, with protein sequence MSSKLVIDTNVFVSALISADGVSRAVLRACLQGKYQPLMGIALFLEYESILSRSEVMARCPLPRVDVEALLAALMSVSQWVQVYYLWRPNLRDEGDNHLIELAIAGNAEAIITQNVKDFQRAELIFPQLSILSPKALIME
- a CDS encoding ATP-binding protein; protein product: MPFDFIRFLKATKPSDTIDVSDREQRKLYIDFTQVRGDRVITELFEHITEIYPDEPTCNLFTGHIGCGKSTELLKLRTELEEAGFYTIYFESSEDLELADVDIGDVLLAIARRISQGLEELQLPPATGLRGFLNRTTDLLQKEFNLTEAEIGIPETEKLPQIGVKANSEGFSLGMGIAKITAKAKEDTQLRQKLNQFLGPQKTELIKAINQELIQPAIECLKQQNKQGLVVIVDNLDRIDATRKSWDRPQQEYLFIDQAEFLQKFQCHLVYTMPLSLRFCDEYNRLTTRYPDSPKLLPMVRLKNRDRQDCPQGMEKMRQMVLARAFPNLTEAERLNKVVEIFDHSSSLDHLCRTSGGHVRELLQLLTEWIPKDRKKGKLIRESLEFVIRQRRSNMMLQIDESEWELLRQVQQTQQVSGDEHYDKLIHSRLVFEYQEDGVSWFDLNPILEGAEQLGNRA